In one Bradyrhizobium cosmicum genomic region, the following are encoded:
- the murA gene encoding UDP-N-acetylglucosamine 1-carboxyvinyltransferase, with translation MAPIQYIVEGGHRLSGSIEPSGNKNSALPIIAAALLTEHPVTLENVPRIRDTETLVELIRSVGAAAEWTARNTLQIHAKSIRAADLDPELCVRIRASILLAGPLLARCGEVMLPPPGGDVIGRRRLDTHVLALEQLGAKVTATDRLEFRASKLTGADVFLDEPSVTATENALVAAVAAEGTTYLRNAASEPHVQDLANFLVALGARIEGIGTNTMIVHGPATLGGTTYRIQPDHIEVGSLIGLAAVTRSPLRIVRAGVEHLRSIRMGFERLGIVCRIEGDDLIVPSNQTMKIQDDFGGHVPKLEDQPWPAFPADLMSIAIVTATQCEGVILMFEKMFESRMFFVDKLIAMGARIVLCDPHRAIIAGPSRLHGATMTSPDIRAGMAMLLAAVCAEGTSTINNADQIERGYERIEERLNALGAKIKRVPERKS, from the coding sequence GTGGCGCCCATCCAGTACATCGTCGAGGGCGGTCACCGGCTCTCGGGCTCGATCGAGCCGTCCGGCAACAAGAATTCGGCGCTGCCGATCATCGCCGCTGCCTTGCTCACCGAGCATCCGGTGACACTGGAGAACGTGCCGCGGATCCGCGACACCGAGACGCTGGTCGAGCTGATCCGCTCGGTCGGCGCGGCGGCGGAATGGACCGCGCGCAATACGCTTCAGATCCACGCCAAGAGCATTCGCGCCGCCGACCTCGATCCCGAGCTCTGCGTGCGCATCCGCGCCTCGATCCTGCTCGCCGGCCCGCTGCTCGCCCGCTGCGGCGAGGTGATGCTGCCGCCGCCCGGCGGCGACGTCATCGGCCGCCGCCGCCTCGACACGCACGTGCTCGCGCTCGAACAGCTGGGGGCCAAGGTCACGGCGACCGACCGGCTCGAATTCCGCGCTTCGAAACTCACCGGCGCCGACGTGTTCCTGGACGAGCCCAGCGTCACCGCGACCGAAAACGCGCTCGTCGCAGCCGTGGCGGCCGAAGGCACCACGTATTTGCGCAACGCCGCCTCCGAGCCGCATGTGCAGGACCTCGCCAATTTCCTGGTCGCGCTCGGCGCCAGGATCGAGGGCATCGGCACCAACACCATGATCGTGCATGGACCCGCGACGCTGGGCGGCACGACCTACAGGATCCAGCCCGATCATATCGAGGTCGGCTCGCTGATCGGCCTTGCCGCCGTGACGCGCTCTCCCTTGCGCATCGTGCGCGCCGGCGTCGAGCATCTGCGCTCGATCCGCATGGGCTTCGAGCGGCTCGGCATCGTCTGCCGCATCGAGGGCGACGATCTCATCGTGCCCTCCAACCAGACGATGAAGATCCAGGACGATTTTGGCGGCCACGTGCCGAAGCTGGAAGACCAGCCCTGGCCCGCCTTCCCGGCCGACCTGATGTCGATCGCGATCGTCACCGCCACGCAATGCGAGGGCGTGATCCTGATGTTCGAGAAGATGTTCGAATCGCGGATGTTCTTCGTCGACAAGCTGATCGCGATGGGCGCACGAATCGTGCTGTGCGATCCGCACCGTGCCATCATCGCCGGCCCCAGCCGCCTGCACGGCGCGACGATGACCTCGCCCGACATTCGCGCCGGCATGGCGATGCTGCTCGCCGCGGTCTGCGCCGAGGGCACCTCCACGATCAACAACGCCGACCAAATCGAGCGCGGCTACGAGCGCATCGAGGAGCGGCTGAATGCGCTGGGTGCCAAAATCAAGCGCGTGCCGGAAAGGAAGAGCTGA
- a CDS encoding FUSC family protein yields MALAGKLFDRIRSRRTQLGLAIRVTVAATAAYAIATALHLLLPLWAVLTSLIVTQMSVGRSLKATRDYLLGTIGGAIYGGAIAILIPYSSEAGLLGLLVLSVAPLAFIAAINPSLSAATVTAVIVLLVPTMHHSDPMTSAIDRVSEVGVGAVTGLLVSFLVLPSRAVRQIRAAAAKLLELIADALTELLAGLTRGRDNDALHRIQDGIGTAMVGLNAIGAEAERERAARLSGGPDTGPLLRTVLRLRHDVVMIGRATVVPLPVDVQMRLAAPLAEVSTVIARFLRSAAAALREGAGAPPIHPVHVALQHYAEAVAAVRQDGLIRGQPGDTAERFFAIGFSLEQMHQNLCDLDRVVGEWSEAAADGPVRKGV; encoded by the coding sequence ATGGCATTGGCGGGAAAGCTGTTCGACCGGATCCGGTCGCGGCGGACGCAATTGGGACTGGCGATCCGGGTCACCGTGGCCGCCACCGCGGCCTATGCCATCGCCACCGCGCTGCATCTGCTGTTGCCGCTCTGGGCGGTCCTGACCTCGCTCATCGTGACCCAGATGAGCGTCGGCCGCTCGCTGAAGGCGACGCGCGACTATTTGCTCGGCACCATCGGTGGCGCCATCTATGGCGGCGCCATCGCGATCCTGATTCCTTATTCGAGCGAGGCTGGCCTGCTCGGCCTGCTGGTGCTCTCGGTCGCCCCGCTGGCCTTCATCGCCGCGATCAATCCGAGCCTTAGCGCGGCCACGGTGACGGCGGTGATCGTGCTGCTGGTTCCGACCATGCATCACTCCGATCCCATGACCTCGGCGATCGACCGGGTCAGCGAGGTCGGGGTCGGCGCCGTCACGGGGCTGCTCGTCTCGTTCCTGGTGCTGCCTTCGCGCGCGGTGCGGCAGATCCGCGCCGCTGCGGCAAAGCTGCTCGAGCTGATTGCGGATGCGTTAACCGAGCTGCTCGCCGGCCTGACGCGCGGCCGCGACAACGACGCGCTGCACCGGATCCAGGACGGCATCGGCACGGCGATGGTCGGGCTCAATGCGATCGGCGCCGAGGCCGAGCGCGAGCGCGCCGCGCGTCTGTCGGGCGGGCCCGATACCGGCCCGCTGTTGCGCACGGTCCTGCGCCTGCGCCATGACGTCGTGATGATCGGCCGTGCCACCGTTGTACCGCTGCCTGTCGATGTGCAGATGCGGCTCGCAGCTCCCCTGGCGGAGGTCTCGACCGTGATCGCGCGCTTCCTGCGATCGGCCGCCGCGGCGTTGCGCGAGGGCGCCGGCGCGCCGCCGATCCATCCCGTCCACGTCGCGCTCCAGCATTATGCCGAGGCGGTCGCCGCCGTGCGTCAGGACGGACTGATCCGCGGCCAGCCCGGCGACACCGCCGAGCGCTTCTTCGCGATCGGCTTCTCGCTGGAGCAGATGCACCAGAATCTCTGCGATCTCGACCGCGTCGTCGGCGAATGGTCGGAGGCGGCGGCGGATGGTCCGGTGCGCAAGGGTGTGTGA
- a CDS encoding MATE family efflux transporter has product MLDTARHQPQPQAGAPPNHLAEEFVETLRLAVPMMLTQLGQIAMITTDLAMIGRLGEDAVAAAALAHTVYFVSFTFGLGLVTAVSPLAAQAFGAGDVKRLRHALRVGLWVSLLISMPMMASPLYGERILLALGQAPQSAALAQRYLNGLAWGIAPALGFIALRSMMSAVNRPQAPLWITLAAIPVNAALVYALIHGLFGLPELGLFGAGLATTLVNLGTFLAALAIAAWRKPFADYQPLARLWRIDWPLMRRLIAIGAPISFSLLLEYGLFSSAALLMGLISTAALAAHQIALQVTAVLFMVPLGIGMAATVRVGHAFGRNDPAAVRRAGLVASVLGIACVSALTVAIILGRYELGRLFFGHGETGAATVELTATLLLVGATFFIADALQTIMGGALRGINDTRMTLVFAAIGYWCVGFPIAWWLAFHAHLGAVGVWIGLSIGSFVYAGLLILRFRLLTRRLAA; this is encoded by the coding sequence ATGCTCGACACCGCCCGACATCAACCGCAGCCGCAAGCCGGCGCGCCGCCGAATCATCTCGCCGAAGAATTCGTCGAGACGCTGCGGCTGGCCGTGCCGATGATGCTGACGCAGCTCGGACAGATCGCGATGATCACGACCGACCTCGCGATGATCGGCAGGCTCGGTGAGGACGCGGTCGCGGCAGCCGCGCTGGCCCATACGGTCTATTTCGTCAGCTTCACCTTCGGGCTCGGGCTGGTGACCGCGGTATCGCCGCTGGCCGCACAGGCGTTCGGCGCGGGCGACGTCAAGCGGCTTCGACACGCCTTGCGCGTCGGCCTGTGGGTCTCGCTCCTCATCTCGATGCCGATGATGGCTTCGCCGCTCTACGGCGAAAGGATCCTGCTTGCGCTCGGCCAGGCGCCGCAGTCGGCCGCACTCGCCCAGCGCTATCTGAACGGACTGGCCTGGGGCATCGCGCCGGCACTCGGCTTCATCGCGCTGCGCAGCATGATGAGCGCGGTGAACCGGCCGCAGGCGCCGCTGTGGATCACGCTCGCGGCGATCCCCGTCAATGCCGCGCTGGTCTATGCCCTGATCCATGGCCTGTTCGGCCTCCCGGAGCTCGGCCTGTTCGGCGCGGGGCTGGCGACCACGCTGGTCAATCTCGGCACCTTTCTCGCTGCGCTGGCCATCGCCGCATGGCGAAAACCGTTTGCCGATTACCAGCCGCTTGCACGCCTGTGGCGGATCGACTGGCCGCTGATGCGGCGGCTCATCGCGATCGGAGCGCCAATCTCGTTTTCCCTGCTGCTGGAATACGGCCTGTTCTCGTCGGCCGCACTGCTGATGGGATTGATCTCGACAGCGGCGCTCGCCGCGCACCAGATCGCGCTCCAGGTCACGGCCGTGCTGTTCATGGTCCCGCTCGGCATCGGCATGGCCGCGACGGTGCGGGTCGGCCACGCGTTCGGCCGCAACGACCCGGCCGCGGTGCGCCGCGCCGGCCTGGTTGCTTCCGTGCTCGGGATCGCGTGCGTCTCCGCGCTGACCGTCGCCATCATCCTCGGCCGCTACGAGCTCGGGCGGCTGTTTTTCGGCCACGGCGAGACCGGGGCGGCAACGGTCGAGCTGACAGCGACGCTGCTGCTGGTCGGCGCGACCTTCTTCATCGCCGATGCGCTCCAGACCATCATGGGCGGCGCCCTGCGCGGCATCAATGACACCAGGATGACGCTGGTGTTCGCGGCGATCGGCTATTGGTGCGTCGGCTTTCCCATCGCCTGGTGGCTTGCCTTCCACGCCCATCTCGGCGCGGTCGGCGTCTGGATCGGGCTGTCGATCGGATCGTTCGTCTATGCCGGCCTTCTGATCTTGCGCTTCCGGTTGCTGACGCGCAGATTGGCGGCATGA
- the gyrB gene encoding DNA topoisomerase (ATP-hydrolyzing) subunit B, with product MTEPARQTPAENEPSNPSDYGAESIRVLKGLDAVRKRPGMYIGDTDDGSGLHHMVYEVVDNAIDEALAGHATRVDVILNADNSVTVRDDGRGIPVDIHKGEGISAAEVIMTQLHAGGKFDQNSYKVSGGLHGVGVSVVNALSSKLGLRIWRDNKEHYIEFAHGDAVAPLVVVGDAPGRRGTEVTFQASTETFKNIEYDFATLEHRLRELAFLNSGVNIALSDMRHAVEKREEMHYSGGVEEFVKYLDRNKKAIVPAPIMVRAEANGIGVEAALWWNDSYHENVLCFTNNIPQRDGGTHLAGFRGALTRQVNGYAEAHAKKEKIALTGDDCREGLTAVLSVKVPDPKFSSQTKDKLVSSEVRPVVENVLNEALQAWFEEHPSEAKMIVGKVIQAAAAREAARKARELTRKSPLSVSSLPGKLADCQEKDPAKSELFIVEGDSAGGSAKQGRNREFQAVLPLRGKILNVERVRPDKMLHSEQIGTLITALGTGISDEFSIEKLRYHKIIVMTDADVDGAHIRTLLLTFFYRQMREIIDGGYLYIAQPPLYKVNRGKSEQYLKDERALEDYLIDTGLDDCVYIPGTGGDRTGRDLRSLIDDARAVRGILRSLHTRYNRKVIEQAAITGVLNKAIYGDPEKAAAAAQYIAARLDTLADEVERGWVGQYVEGQGFQFERTVRGVKEAALIDDAFLGSVEARKLDEYTVKLQDVYARPGKLRRKDAEHMVYGPVDLFEAITDAGRKGVTLQRYKGLGEMNPEQLWETTLDINARSLLQVKVKEVDEADDIFTKLMGDVVEPRRDFIQEHSLSATIDI from the coding sequence ATGACAGAACCTGCTCGGCAGACGCCTGCCGAAAACGAGCCCTCAAATCCAAGCGATTACGGGGCGGAATCGATCCGCGTGCTCAAGGGTCTCGACGCGGTCCGCAAGCGCCCGGGCATGTATATCGGCGACACCGACGACGGCTCCGGCCTGCACCACATGGTCTACGAGGTCGTCGACAACGCGATCGACGAAGCGCTCGCGGGCCACGCCACGCGCGTCGACGTGATCCTCAATGCCGACAATTCCGTCACCGTGCGCGACGACGGCCGCGGCATTCCCGTCGACATCCACAAGGGCGAAGGCATCTCGGCCGCCGAGGTCATCATGACCCAGCTCCATGCCGGCGGAAAGTTCGACCAGAATTCCTACAAGGTCTCCGGCGGTCTGCACGGCGTCGGCGTCTCCGTCGTCAACGCGCTGTCGAGCAAGCTCGGCTTGCGCATCTGGCGCGACAACAAGGAGCACTACATCGAATTCGCCCATGGCGATGCGGTTGCACCGCTGGTGGTGGTCGGAGATGCGCCGGGCCGGCGCGGCACCGAGGTGACGTTCCAGGCTTCGACCGAGACCTTCAAGAACATCGAATATGATTTCGCGACGCTGGAGCACCGGCTGCGCGAGCTCGCCTTCCTCAACTCCGGCGTCAACATCGCCCTCTCCGACATGCGTCACGCGGTCGAGAAGCGCGAGGAGATGCACTATTCGGGCGGCGTCGAGGAATTCGTCAAATATCTCGACCGCAACAAGAAGGCGATCGTGCCGGCGCCGATCATGGTACGCGCGGAAGCCAACGGCATCGGCGTCGAGGCCGCGTTGTGGTGGAACGACAGCTACCATGAAAACGTGCTGTGCTTCACCAACAACATCCCGCAACGCGACGGCGGCACTCATCTCGCCGGCTTCCGCGGCGCGCTGACGCGTCAGGTCAACGGCTATGCCGAGGCCCACGCCAAGAAGGAAAAGATCGCGCTGACCGGCGACGACTGCCGCGAAGGCCTCACCGCCGTGCTGTCGGTGAAGGTGCCCGATCCGAAATTCTCGTCACAGACCAAGGACAAGCTGGTGTCCTCGGAAGTGCGGCCCGTGGTCGAGAACGTCCTCAACGAGGCGCTCCAGGCCTGGTTCGAGGAGCACCCGTCCGAGGCCAAGATGATCGTCGGCAAGGTGATCCAAGCCGCCGCTGCCCGTGAAGCCGCGCGAAAGGCGCGCGAGCTGACGCGCAAGAGCCCGCTCTCGGTCTCGTCGCTGCCCGGCAAGCTCGCCGACTGCCAGGAAAAAGATCCGGCCAAGTCCGAACTCTTCATCGTCGAGGGCGACTCGGCAGGCGGCAGTGCCAAGCAGGGCCGCAACCGTGAATTTCAGGCGGTGCTGCCGCTGCGCGGCAAGATCCTCAACGTGGAACGCGTGCGTCCCGACAAGATGCTGCACAGCGAGCAGATCGGCACGCTCATCACCGCGCTCGGCACCGGCATCAGCGACGAGTTCTCGATCGAGAAGCTGCGCTATCACAAGATCATCGTGATGACGGACGCCGACGTCGACGGCGCCCACATCCGCACGCTGCTGCTGACCTTCTTCTACCGGCAGATGCGCGAGATCATCGACGGCGGCTACCTCTATATCGCCCAGCCGCCGCTGTATAAGGTCAACCGCGGCAAGTCGGAGCAATATCTGAAAGACGAGCGGGCGCTGGAAGACTATCTGATCGACACCGGGCTCGACGACTGCGTTTATATTCCCGGCACCGGCGGCGATCGCACCGGCCGCGACCTGCGCTCGCTGATCGACGACGCCCGCGCCGTCCGCGGCATCCTGCGCAGCCTGCACACCCGCTACAATCGCAAGGTGATCGAGCAGGCCGCCATCACCGGCGTGCTCAACAAGGCAATCTACGGCGACCCGGAGAAAGCCGCGGCGGCCGCGCAATACATCGCCGCCCGCCTCGACACGCTCGCCGACGAGGTCGAGCGCGGCTGGGTCGGCCAATACGTCGAAGGCCAGGGCTTCCAGTTCGAGCGCACGGTGCGCGGCGTCAAGGAAGCCGCCCTCATCGACGACGCCTTCCTGGGTTCGGTCGAGGCCCGCAAGCTCGACGAGTACACGGTGAAGCTCCAGGATGTTTATGCCCGCCCGGGCAAGCTGCGCCGCAAGGACGCCGAGCACATGGTCTACGGCCCGGTCGACCTGTTCGAAGCGATTACCGACGCCGGCCGCAAGGGCGTCACCCTGCAGCGCTACAAAGGCCTGGGCGAGATGAACCCGGAGCAGCTCTGGGAAACGACGCTGGACATCAATGCGCGCTCGCTGCTCCAGGTGAAGGTCAAGGAGGTCGACGAGGCCGACGACATCTTCACCAAGCTGATGGGCGACGTGGTCGAGCCGCGCCGCGACTTCATCCAGGAGCATTCGCTGAGCGCGACGATCGATATCTGA
- a CDS encoding DUF2867 domain-containing protein, whose protein sequence is MIGTVHEVTPEVDAGAVLAGAQFIDAFRVEIGTAAVNAREACTRMVLHGPRWIDALIRLRNILVTPFGLKTSGEGAPAPGGLIGLFPVLSETPERLVAGFDDSHLDFRIVVDVAGTAADRRVTSTTLVRTHNLLGRSYLTLIMPFHKLVVRSMMGRIAEPAR, encoded by the coding sequence ATGATCGGGACAGTCCACGAAGTCACGCCTGAGGTCGATGCCGGTGCCGTGCTGGCAGGCGCGCAGTTCATCGACGCGTTTCGCGTCGAGATCGGTACGGCAGCAGTGAATGCGCGCGAGGCCTGCACGAGGATGGTGCTGCACGGACCACGCTGGATCGATGCGCTGATACGCCTGCGCAACATTCTGGTGACGCCATTCGGCTTGAAGACATCGGGCGAAGGCGCGCCGGCGCCGGGCGGACTGATCGGCCTGTTTCCGGTGCTGAGCGAGACGCCGGAAAGGCTGGTCGCGGGCTTTGACGATTCCCACCTCGATTTCCGCATCGTGGTCGATGTCGCGGGCACGGCGGCGGACCGCCGGGTGACCTCGACCACGCTGGTGCGGACGCATAATCTGCTCGGACGCAGCTATCTCACGCTCATCATGCCCTTCCACAAGCTCGTGGTCCGCAGCATGATGGGACGCATCGCGGAGCCGGCCCGATGA
- a CDS encoding 2-hydroxychromene-2-carboxylate isomerase, translated as MTLSVDLFFSFRSPFSYLALPKTLKLVEDYDLAVNLRPVYPLAVRVPGFFKKASPNFIRYVVLDSTRVAQHEGIPFRFPRPDPIVQDKVTLDVAAEQPYIHRLTRLGAMAQLEGRSLDFTAAIAPVLWDGSVAGWNEGDHLARAAGKAGFDLAAMDDAIKADADRYEQVIAENEKDHAASGHWGVPTFVFENEPFFGQDRIDLLVWRMQSKGLTKR; from the coding sequence ATGACGCTCTCCGTCGACCTCTTCTTCTCATTCCGCAGCCCGTTCAGCTATCTGGCGCTGCCAAAGACGCTGAAGCTCGTCGAAGACTATGACCTCGCGGTGAATCTGCGGCCGGTCTATCCGCTCGCGGTCCGCGTGCCCGGTTTCTTCAAGAAGGCCAGCCCGAACTTCATTCGCTATGTGGTGCTCGACAGCACGCGCGTGGCGCAGCACGAGGGCATTCCGTTCCGCTTTCCGAGGCCCGATCCGATCGTGCAGGACAAGGTGACGCTCGATGTCGCGGCCGAGCAGCCCTACATCCACCGCCTGACCCGGCTCGGCGCCATGGCGCAGCTCGAGGGCCGCTCGCTCGATTTCACAGCCGCGATAGCGCCCGTGCTCTGGGACGGCTCGGTGGCGGGATGGAACGAGGGCGATCACCTCGCCCGCGCCGCCGGAAAGGCCGGCTTCGACCTCGCCGCGATGGATGATGCGATCAAAGCTGACGCCGATCGCTACGAGCAGGTGATCGCGGAGAACGAAAAGGACCACGCGGCATCAGGCCATTGGGGCGTGCCGACTTTCGTATTCGAGAACGAGCCGTTCTTCGGCCAGGACCGCATCGATCTCCTGGTCTGGCGTATGCAAAGCAAGGGCCTGACGAAGCGGTAG
- a CDS encoding serine hydrolase domain-containing protein produces MTRRSKIILLATTIACAGLALGAARARDVPKVATGFIADILCSETFVSGFDARRNLAETTDAMPGTGLLTWAMDFHVDRVRKDVTVTLLGIGRSHAVYREGLGCTLDHGADIADVALPPDDKQPALLPEIAGPSIVPPQSEALSAALDRAFTEPAQPPYRRTRAIVVMKAGRIIAERYADGIGPETPLLGFSMTKSVISALTGILVRQGKLRLDGPAPVAAWQDQNDPRHAITVDQLLRHTAGLTLGSSLQASLGSAFEPVNRMKFVEGDMAAYAASMPLSTAPGTVWNYHDGNTIMLAHLIRNAAGGHPADALRFARRELFAPLGMRHVTLQLDGAGTIEGSSEMLASARDWARFGQLYLNDGVAGGKRILPEGWVNYSATATPNAWVGIGAGFWTNQGDSFGATLRIKHGWPRDAFFAKGTIGQYTIVIPSEKLVIVRMGRSPNGPPEADGVFDLVRDVVAATGAASSPSPRLRGEGWGEGESPQGK; encoded by the coding sequence GTGACCCGCCGCAGCAAGATCATCCTCCTCGCCACCACCATTGCCTGTGCAGGCCTCGCGCTCGGCGCGGCGCGGGCCCGCGACGTACCCAAGGTCGCCACCGGCTTCATCGCCGACATCCTCTGCTCGGAAACCTTCGTCTCGGGTTTCGATGCCAGGCGGAACCTCGCCGAGACCACCGATGCGATGCCGGGCACCGGTCTGCTCACCTGGGCGATGGACTTTCACGTCGACCGCGTCCGCAAGGATGTCACGGTGACGCTGCTCGGCATCGGTCGCAGCCATGCCGTCTATCGTGAGGGGCTCGGCTGCACGCTCGATCATGGCGCCGATATCGCCGACGTCGCACTGCCGCCGGACGACAAACAGCCGGCGTTGCTCCCCGAGATCGCCGGCCCTTCGATTGTGCCGCCTCAAAGCGAGGCGCTGTCGGCCGCGCTCGACCGCGCTTTCACCGAACCTGCGCAGCCGCCCTATCGCCGCACCCGCGCGATCGTCGTCATGAAGGCTGGCCGCATCATCGCAGAACGCTATGCCGACGGCATCGGACCAGAGACGCCGCTGCTCGGCTTCTCCATGACGAAATCCGTAATCTCGGCACTGACGGGCATTCTCGTGCGCCAGGGCAAGCTCAGGCTCGACGGGCCTGCGCCGGTCGCGGCCTGGCAGGACCAGAATGATCCGCGCCACGCCATCACCGTCGACCAGCTGCTGCGCCACACCGCTGGCCTTACGCTTGGAAGCTCGTTGCAGGCCTCGCTCGGCTCCGCCTTCGAGCCGGTCAATCGCATGAAATTCGTCGAAGGCGACATGGCGGCCTATGCCGCGAGCATGCCGCTTTCCACCGCGCCTGGCACGGTCTGGAACTACCACGACGGCAACACCATCATGCTCGCGCATCTAATCCGCAACGCCGCGGGCGGCCATCCTGCGGATGCGCTGCGCTTCGCGCGCCGCGAACTGTTCGCCCCGCTCGGCATGCGCCATGTCACGCTGCAGCTCGACGGCGCCGGCACCATCGAAGGCTCCAGCGAGATGCTCGCATCGGCGCGCGACTGGGCGCGGTTCGGCCAGCTCTATCTCAACGACGGCGTCGCCGGCGGCAAGCGCATTCTCCCCGAAGGCTGGGTGAACTACTCGGCAACGGCGACGCCGAATGCCTGGGTCGGCATCGGCGCCGGTTTCTGGACCAACCAGGGCGACAGTTTTGGCGCGACCCTCCGCATCAAGCACGGTTGGCCGCGCGATGCCTTCTTCGCCAAGGGCACGATCGGGCAGTACACGATCGTGATCCCGTCGGAGAAGCTTGTCATCGTGCGAATGGGCCGCTCGCCGAACGGGCCGCCGGAAGCAGATGGCGTGTTCGATCTGGTGCGCGACGTGGTGGCGGCGACGGGCGCCGCTTCTTCTCCCTCGCCCCGCTTGCGGGGAGAGGGTTGGGGTGAGGGGGAGTCTCCGCAAGGGAAATGA
- a CDS encoding MmgE/PrpD family protein: MAHETATLAAYVFDLKFDDIPAEVLDRAKVLTLDFLGSAIRARSEAESTPSILKMLEALALDTKGESTVFGDTKTWTPAVAALLNGALGHSLDFDDTHADSSLHPSAPVVPAAFAVGEMVGASGRDVLTAIVAGYEVCCRLGNALDPTSHYARGFHPTATAGTYGAAAAAAKLFGLSEQQIIAAFGVSGSQAAGSLQFLVNGAWNKRYQVGAAAMNGVIAATLARNDFVGSAESVEGKHGLLAGYTDDPHPDKAVAGLGTTYETMKIGVKPYPSCRYTHAAIDALIAMRREHNLTPDQVKRVEIGLHRNGITLTGDAATKRHPTSIVGGQFSMFFTGALALDQGSFGWDDYNRLGDAAIDALADKFDVVQDDRLEVGRTHPFGARVSITTDDGVHERLYADPSGEPNSFPDAQAMQQKFLTLARPVLNARAEKFADAIMTLERFDRVAKATELGR; encoded by the coding sequence ATGGCCCACGAAACCGCAACGCTCGCCGCCTACGTCTTCGATCTGAAATTTGACGATATTCCAGCGGAGGTGCTGGATCGCGCAAAGGTGTTGACGCTGGATTTCCTCGGCAGCGCCATCCGGGCCCGGTCCGAGGCGGAATCGACTCCGTCGATCCTGAAGATGCTGGAGGCGCTCGCGCTCGACACCAAGGGCGAATCCACCGTGTTCGGCGACACCAAGACCTGGACCCCGGCGGTCGCGGCGCTGCTCAACGGCGCGCTCGGCCATTCGCTCGATTTCGACGACACCCATGCCGATTCCTCGCTGCATCCGAGCGCCCCGGTGGTCCCGGCCGCCTTCGCCGTCGGCGAGATGGTCGGCGCTTCCGGCCGCGACGTGCTGACCGCGATTGTGGCGGGCTATGAAGTCTGCTGCCGGCTCGGCAACGCGCTCGATCCGACCTCGCATTATGCGCGCGGCTTCCACCCGACCGCCACCGCCGGCACCTATGGCGCGGCCGCCGCCGCAGCCAAGCTGTTCGGCCTCTCCGAGCAGCAGATCATCGCCGCCTTCGGCGTCTCCGGCAGCCAGGCCGCGGGCTCGCTGCAATTCCTGGTCAACGGCGCCTGGAACAAGCGCTACCAGGTCGGCGCCGCCGCGATGAACGGCGTGATCGCCGCGACGCTGGCGCGTAACGATTTCGTCGGCTCGGCCGAATCGGTCGAAGGCAAGCACGGCCTGCTCGCCGGCTACACCGACGATCCGCATCCGGACAAGGCGGTCGCCGGGCTCGGCACGACGTATGAGACGATGAAGATCGGCGTGAAGCCATATCCGAGCTGCCGCTACACCCACGCCGCGATCGACGCGCTGATCGCGATGCGCCGCGAGCACAATCTGACACCCGACCAGGTCAAGCGCGTCGAGATCGGCCTGCACCGCAACGGCATCACGCTGACCGGCGATGCCGCGACCAAGCGCCATCCCACCTCGATCGTCGGGGGCCAGTTCTCGATGTTCTTCACCGGCGCGCTCGCGCTCGACCAGGGCTCGTTCGGCTGGGACGATTACAACCGGCTCGGGGACGCCGCGATCGACGCGCTCGCCGACAAGTTCGACGTGGTGCAGGACGACCGCCTCGAGGTCGGCCGGACCCATCCGTTCGGCGCGCGCGTCAGCATCACCACCGATGACGGCGTGCATGAGCGGCTCTACGCCGATCCATCCGGAGAGCCCAATTCATTCCCAGACGCGCAGGCGATGCAGCAGAAGTTTCTGACGCTGGCCCGCCCGGTGCTGAACGCGCGCGCGGAGAAGTTTGCCGATGCCATCATGACGCTGGAGCGGTTCGATCGCGTGGCGAAGGCGACGGAATTGGGACGGTAG